In Marasmius oreades isolate 03SP1 chromosome 3, whole genome shotgun sequence, a single window of DNA contains:
- a CDS encoding uncharacterized protein (CAZy:GH16) — protein MFSAGRDVEHGYGAHVPYSPRSHRSQRFSIESSSAGHSSIHAGHFANRFPSIRSNNSNTSLNPYNVSATPGRRAPPPLEFSLADKYSLAPDPQEWGTSLTPSFREEDDMLHNPDPTRDRKFDRRGSLLTSRGVANLGCVAIMVIGLVGLFAGYPLASYFTTHELAFFGGFNIGGLNASGQVPQIAGNWGLIDIETPSEALSMKGYLNGADMELVFSDEFNTEGRTFYPGDDPYWEAVDLHYWQTNNMEWYDPEAITTRNGALEITLSRKETHDLNFQGGMMTTWNKFCFTGGVLQASVSLPGINNIAGLWPAVWAMGNLGRAGYGASLEGMWPYTYDECDVGTVKNQTVNGQPPQAVFNSPKKNEKLSFLPGQRLSRCTCPHEDHPGPMHQDGTFVGRSAPEIDVIEAQVQDGIGTVSQSGQWAPFDKQYRWKNTADTFVMYNTSITQPNSYLGGPFQEATSCVTITDPDCYQLGTGCFSVYGFEYKPGFDNAYITWIANGKKSWTLFASAVGANDDVQIQARPIPQEPMYLIANLGMSTNFGDVDLEHLIFPAVMKIDWIRVYQEKGKRNVGCDPKEFPTKAYIDKYIEAYTNANLTTWVDDFKQTVPKNKFLGEC, from the exons aTGTTCTCGGCGGGGCGAGACGTCGAGCATGGTTATGGCGCACACGTCCCTTATTCCCCTCGTTCACATCGTTCTCAACGTTTCTCGATTGAGAGTAGCTCCGCAGGTCATTCCTCGATACATGCAGGTCATTTTGCGAATCGGTTTCCGTCTATCAGGAGCAATAACAGTAACACCTCTTTG AATCCGTACAATGTCAGTGCTACTCCAGGCCGCAGAGCTCCACCTCCCTTGGAATTCTCCCTGGCAGATAAA TACTCTCTGGCTCCTGATCCTCAAGAGTGGGGAACATCCCTCACACCCTCATTTCGTGAAGAAGATGATATGTTACACAACCCCGATCCAACTCGGGATAGGAAATTCGATCGTCGGGGTAGCCTTTTAACTTCGAGAGGTGTCGCCAATCTGGGCTGTGTAGCAATCATGGTTATTGGCCTTGTTGGGCTCTT CGCCGGGTACCCTCTAGCTAGCTACTTCACAACCCACGAGCTTGCCTTCTTTGGCGGGTTTAACATCGGAGGCCTCAATGCTTCCGGGCAG GTACCCCAGATAGCAGGAAACTGGGGCTTGATAGACATAGAAACACCATCCGAGGCACTCAGTATGAAGGGCTACTTAAACGGTGCTGATATGGAACTGGTTTTCAGCGATGAATTCAACACGGAAGGACGGACTTTTTATCCGGGAGACGACCCATACTGGGAAGCAGTCGATCTTCATTATTGGCAG ACGAACAACATGGAGTGGTACGATCCCGAAGCAATTACTACACGGAATGGTGCCCTGGAAATCACGTTATCGCGGAAGGAAACCCACGATTTGAACTTCCAAGGTGGAATGATGACAACGTGGAACAAGTTTTGCTTTACCGGTGGAGTGCTCCAAGCATCTGTTTCACTTCCTGGGATCAACAATATCGCCGGTTTATGGCCAGCGGTTTGGGCTATGGGAAATCTCG GCCGTGCTGGCTACGGTGCAAGTCTCGAGGGAATG TGGCCTTACACATACGACGAGTGTGATGTCGGAACTGTAAAAAACCAAACTGTAAACGGACAACCCCCCCAGGCCGTATTCAATAGCCCCAAGAAGAACGAAAAACTGTCGTTCTTACCGGGCCAGCGTCTCTCGAGGTGCACGTGTCCCCACGAAGATCATCCTGGGCCAATGCATCAAGACGGCACGTTTGTCGGTCGTTCGGCTCCAGAAATCGATGTTATTGAAGCGCAA GTCCAGGATGGAATCGGCACTGTATCGCAGTCAGGACAATGGGCT CCCTTCGATAAGCAATACCGGTGGAAGAATACAGCAGATACATTCGTCATGTACAATACATCAATAACCCAACCAAATAGCTATCTCGGAGGACCTTTTCAGGAAGCCACGTCTTGCGTAACCATAACAG ACCCGGATTGCTATCAGTTGGGTACGGGATGTTTCTCAGTTTATGGTTTTGAGTATAAGCCAG GTTTCGATAACGCC TACATCACCTGGATCGCCAACGGAAAAAAGTCGTGGACTTTGTTCGCGAGTGCTGTAGGAGCGAATGACGATGTTCAAATTCAAGCACGTCCCATCCCTCAGGAACCCATG tACCTCATCGCCAACCTCGGAATGTCCACAAATTTTGGAGATGTCGATCTTGAACATTTAATCTTCCCAGCCGTAATGAAGATCGACTGGATTCGTGTCTATCAAGAAAAGGGGAAGAGGAACGTTGGATGCGATCCAAAGGAGTTCCCAACGAAAGCGTATATTGACAA ATACATCGAAGCATATACAAATGCCAACCTCACTACGTGGGTGGACGACTTTAAACAAACGGTACCAAAGAACAAGTTTCTCGGGGAATGCTGA
- a CDS encoding uncharacterized protein (BUSCO:EOG09262YAU), with protein MSQSSVHFHRDIPKIPVGVLGATGTVGQRFIVLLCSHPWFVLKALGASSRSAGKPYKDAVRWKQTTPIPSGVSAMIVHDCVPEPFKDCNVVFSGLDSDVAGDIEASFRAAELAVFSNAKNYRRDPNVPLIVPLVNTIHLTILPQQQKLHIHPLTREPQPLLRGFIVTNANCSTTGVVIPLAALERAFGPLESLVITTMQAISGAGYPGVPSLDILDNVVPYISGEEEKIEWETLKILGGIIDEETEAIDGKKEKFKKFDMHTTSPLRVSAHCNRVPVIDGHTECVSVRFAKRPPPSPQQVREALAAYTSDAQTLGCPSAPTRTIIVHEEADRPQPRLDRYHQEGAGVNVGRVRQCPVFDIKFVVLSNNVSIGAATSSIINAEVAVLKGIIQF; from the exons ATGTCGCAATCCTCTGTCCATTTTCATAGGGATATACCCAAGATCCCTGTCGGTGTTCTAGGTGCGACCGGTACCGTCGGACAGAGGTTTATTGTTCTTCTTTGTTCCCATCCCTGGTTCGTGTTAAAAGCACTCGGTGCTAGTAGCAGGAGTGCTGGGAAGCCGTATAAAGATGCTGTACG ATGGAAGCAAACGACCCCAATCCCATCAGGCGTTTCAGCCATGATCGTGCACGATTGTGTACCGGAACCCTTCAAGGACTGTAATGTCGTGTTTAGTGGACTAGATTCAGACGTTGCCGGTGATATTG AGGCCTCTTTCCGGGCTGCTGAACTCGCAGTATTTTCCAACGCAAAGAACTATCGTCGAGATCCAAATGTCCCATTGATCGTGCCGCTTGTGAATACGATCCACTTAACCATCCTCCCACAACAACAAAAACTACACATCCATCCTCTCACCCGTGAACCTCAACCTCTCTTACGTGGCTTCATCGTGACAAATGCAAATTGTTCTACCACAGGAGTCGTCATTCCCCTTGCAGCCTTAGAACGGGCTTTCGGTCCACTTGAAAGCCTCGTTATAACGACAATGCAAGCTATAAGTGGGGCAGGATATCCTGGTGTACCCAGTCTCGATATCCTCGATAACGTCGTCCCCTATATCAGTGGCGAAGAGGAAAAAATCGAGTGGGAAACTCTCAAGATTCTCGGGGGCATCATTGACGAAGAGACGGAGGCTATAGAtgggaagaaggaaaaattCAAAAAGTTCGACATGCACACCACTTCTCCGCTCCGAGTTTCGGCACATTGCAATCGAGTTCCTGTTATTGATGGGCATACCGAGTGCGTCTCGGTACGGTTTGCGAAACGTCCACCACCTTCTCCTCAGCAAGTCCGGGAAGCCCTTGCGGCCTATACCTCAGATGCACAGACTCTTGGATGTCCGTCTGCCCCTACGAGAACTATCATTGTACATGAGGAAGCGGATCGGCCACAACCGCGACTGGATAGATACCATCAAGAAGGTGCGGGCGTTAACGTCGGGAGAGTCAGACAATGTCCGGTGTTTGACATCAAGTTTGTGGTGTTGTCGAATAACGTTAGTATAGGTGCAGCGACGAGCAGTATCATCAATGCGGAGGTCGCGGTGTTGAAGGGTATCATTCAATTTTGA